The genomic segment TGATCTTTTCTGCTCTGCTTACAGCTTTTGTATTTTGGAACTAGATgtaatctatataatatacaacTTATACTGATCGTGTGCTTCATCAGTTCATTCTCATCAAGAGCTGCATTTCACAACTTTCGGCAGTTCCCTACTGTTTTAGTGTCTGTGCCAAAGTGTTTTAGTGTCTGCGCCAAAGTGATCTGTTGGTTTGCATTCAAGGAGGTTTGCTATTTACAGGCACTGCGCTAAATCTCCCAAAACACAGTTCCCTACATTTAAACACATTTTCTAACCGTCTCTAAAAATAgcatatatttcatttttattggcAAATTCACCTAATAATAGAGCAAAAGCTGAAAACAAGGTTTGCAGCCTGAAAACATGTGATAGTCAAGCAGCAACTCTTGATGCCTAGTGCCTTCTGCCATTCATAAAAGTTTGGATCTACTCAGAAATATATTTGGAGTAGTTCCAAATAGGACAACTTCCAGACGGCTGCATAGACATCCAATGCAATTGAGGTGGTCAGGTCATGAACTCCTGTAGATATTCTGCCAATATCTCAAGAGGTAGAAGGTAGCTATAGACAGCACAGGGAAATTACCGGTACTGCTTCTGCATCTGCTCAGCCATTGCTTCCTGACATACTGTAGATGATGGTCATGGGGCAACTTGAATTAATATCAGCACAGCAACATGGAAAATAGGTGGATTATTATCTGGATGAATTGCTGTTTAGCCCTTTAAATCTAGCCATACATATAAGATAACTGTCAGCCATGCAAGATTCCTTGGCTGGCAGCTGTTCCTtccagcctccccccccccatcccatataTATGCATACTCGACTCAACCATGCACACATATGTTCTCAGTTGGGAGAGAGGAATAAGCCACTTCCAGACACCTCTTGATAAAagaattgggcatgttgaaatccaactgctCTACCCTTCTTTCCCCAACATGTGCCATTGGGGGAGAGATGGAAGGCACATTTGATGGCCAACATTCATCTAATGTACATGGCCACATTAAGAGTTaaacctatgacggatctcaataccggaaaatagaaacgctagtgtgaaagtagcctaagctgtgacCTTGCACACAGTGCTGAGCTCCTTCCACTGATTTCTGTTATACCCTGATAGTTCTTGTTGCCCCTTGTCCTTTCCACTTGCTCTAAGATACCAGATCAGTATCTGaccattgtgttaaaaaacagtattGAGATGCCACTATTTTCCTTCTGATAGACATGTTGTATGACCATGTGAATCCTCTTATAGGACTCTCTCTGGATGTTTGCGAATACCAGGGACAAAATCAttagcactagagatgagcggattTCTTAAAAGTTCTATTCGGCTAATTCaacgaatttcacccaaaaattcgCTTTGTCataaagtgcatttttttgtaagttgtcggtgcaatgacaggaagctgcgatagcgctgcccccatcatacatgatcacggcatatgagtgtaaaattaacaataaaaaaacattaaatcaaacttaccgcctccatttgctcgcgaagggccggccgccgccatcttgcttgaagatctcagccgaaatcctgtgTGCCGCgagattttggccgagatcttcaagcaagatggaacctggcggcccgtcgcgagcaaatggaggaggtaagttagaattttttatttttttatactattgcaggttaaatcgattcgctgacacgaagcacgaggaaatttggcttctaagtgaatcgaatttatcctaaaattcggatcgaattccacttcatgggattcgattcgctcatctctaattagcaCCAGTTTGTTTCAGAGTTTGGATCCTCACACTGTGTTTGGGGATTGGCTGCGCTCTATCCTGAAAGTATATGTATATCTCCAGGTCATGCACTTTAGTCAatttattaaaagttattaatCTCTGTATTGGAAACTGACTGGTAACAAATGTCGGCCATTACTGTTTCTCCCCCCACTTCTGAAAGCTGGATTACAACCCCATTGGATGCTGCAATTGTGGCTATattgggtaaggctactttcaccccagtgtttttgctggatctatcatggatcagcaaaaacgcttccgttctgataatacaaccggatgcagccggttgtattatctttaacatagccaagacagatccatcatgaactccactgaaagtcaatggggacggatccattttctattgtgtcagagaaaacggatctgtccctattgacttacattgtgagtcaggacggatccttcttgctctgcaccacatcgcggacagaaaaaccctGCTTGCTtcgttattctgtccgcaattgggacgcaaccaaacgtaaaggaatgcattctggagcattctgttttgttcaattcagttttttccccattgacaatgaatggggacaaaacaagtgtccctgtcccccccccattgagatcctatgatggatctcaatagcggaaagggaaagcgcaagtgtgaaagtagcctaacacaaatATAAGACCTATGGTTATAGTTGTCACATTCGGGTTCTGTAATCAGAGTGCGTGACtgatcagccacagtgccccaataacagtgatcAATAGTGTCCACCCAACAGTGACGATAACAGTGACAGCTATAGTGCTCCCAAAACAGACGGGTACACCCAGAGTGCTCCTAAACTACAACCACAGTTCCCTCATGACAGAGCTACTGACAGTGTCCCCTATAAGAATAACCATACTGCATCCTGCAATGACTGCAACAGTGACAAAAACAGCGCCCACATTATAGTGACCATAATGCCACCATAACGAGAGTCAGCCACAGTGCCTGCCATTGTAGTGACCTTCTAACAGTAACAATCGGAGCACCCCCGATGGAATGATAGCTACGGGACTCCATAACAATTCTAGCTATTTATCACATACTCACACTTTTCTAAATGCCTTTCAGGCAAATTGGTAACTGCCAATGATGACTAGTTCTCAGATAATGTTGGTCATAACCTGGGCCTCTGCCAggagaggtgacatcactgcctgtGGTTGGCCATGAAATAAAGAAACTCTACTTATTACTACTCTACTTTTATGCTTATaacatagggtccattcacacgttcgtagttctgggtccgcatccattccgcaattttgtggaactggtgcagaccccattcatttcaatggggccgcaaaatatgcggacagcacaccgtgtgctgtccacatccatagttCCGTTAATTGGCCCCTACAAAAAAGacagagcatgttctattcttgtccacaagacaagaataggcatttttatcatagggccggccatgtgcagtctgcaaaattCAAGAGCtaacacggccggtatccatgttttgcggatccgcaatttgcagactgcaaaacacttacggacgcgtgaatggaccttTAAAGAAATAGtccaactattttttattttttttgctgtattaAGCATTACTATTATTACATGCACCTTGTTTTAACCTCATGCTGCTCACATTACTAATCCCAATAATGTGAGGCACAATATAATAGTTGCAGGTTGAGTAATCCCATGTAGTTTCCATGACATCTTTACTGTTGGTGTTAAGATTGGATCTTCACATCAGACCCTGGTAAGTGAACCTTTACTAAAATGTGTCTCCTTACTGTACCCATACTCTATCTACCTTGTACGTCTGGAGATCATCATGGTCACACATCATTCATAATAAACCCTAGAGATTCAGATAATTTTGGTggacacagagttttttttttttcatctttgccTTGCAGGATACTTAGAAGAATTCTTAATAAATTGAACATCCTGGATTTATTATGTTCTCTGGATATTTCAGTTCAGTATAGAGAACTTGAGAAACTTGCTGATTAACTATTTATGCACGAGTAACAGAAGTATTTGTAGGATGCTATATAGATACTGGCACCATATCTATCATATTACAAAATCAGCCCTAGCACCCCCCACCATCACGTGCACATTTTATGTGCTATGTAATCTCTTATCATGTACATTACAATTGTATAACAGATGTGTAATGTCTGACAGTAAGACCTAGTGTGCCCCCTTGAGGCTCTGTTTTGTTTCAAAGTCAGGGCTCTTCTACACACGCTAGGCTCAATACCACAACGTGGCATCGTATatatgccacaaaaaaaaaaacaagaatagcGACATCACACAATATAttcaaatcattaaaaaaaaaacatagggggagatttatcaaagtggtgcccatagcaaccaatcagattccacctttctttttccaaaggagctgtgaaaaatgaaaggtggaatctgaatggttgctatgggcaactaagccagttctactttacaccagcttgataaatctcccccataatttTCATTATACCAAATCCAGATGAAAAAATATTCCATGATTAAAACAGAAGTTACCTCTATACCTACACAGAACCAGGAGCTACAATGTGGCACACAATTGATCAGGAGAAAACATCAGCATAAGAATCAGTAAACATGACCCAAAAGGGGGGAATATGAGTCAAAGTGCAAAAAATGCAAAGTCTAAGGAATAACAATGATCCAGACCACAGCAGCACCTGAGACTCCAATGCCGTTTCGCAGTCGCTTCCTCCAGGGGGActcagggcttgttcacatcatcAATTAGTGCTCCATGTGTTCTCTTTCAAATGGATTGTAACGATAGCGGATCACGAACGGACAAAACGGaaacaaactgatcagtttttctttatttttttattacagtaaTGTACCACACAAAAAAACGATCACAATCATGCTACGGAAACACGCATTCCAATTAACAAGATAatgaataaacattttttttttcttttttgcccctTTTCTAACAGATTGAAACAACGACGctgatgtgaacgagcccttagtcagTTTTATCAATCAAAATAGTAACATAAACGtgtaataaaatgtcattttgctAATATTCTCATGGTGTACTGTAATATGACTATGTTTTATGCAGTGACATTCATCCATGCATTGCTGTATCTTACCATTCTGATGATACCGGGTACCGTAGCCATGTCGTTGCCTATCAGATGGCCTTGGCCTCTCGTAGGTGTCATAGTAGTTGTAATAAGGATTGTCATCATTACCATACTTGTAAGGGTTATATGGATCATCTCCTTGCATCCTGTCCAGCCTGCCTCTATTGCTTGTAGTTGCATTTACTCTTTGTGATGGCTGTGGACTGGGTCGAGCAGCAGTGTGTCTCCTGTCAGAAGCACTCTCTTGTCTGCTTCTTTGTCTAGGAGAAGCATCCTCTCCTTGACTTCTTGGTCTGCCAGCTTGGAACCAGAGACGACTTTCAGTCTCACTTGCCTGATTTGTGCTTGTTGCTTGTCGAACTTCAGTCTGAGGGTTTTCAGGTCTGGAATCTTGTGGTCTCACTGAAGCTCCTGGAGATGTATTATTTCTACTGCTTAATAGCAGCAAAGGATTGTTAGGTGAACCCGATGCAGAGGTTCTTCTCCTTGATGGCTGATACTCAGAACCCTGGCTCAGTAGGCTGTATACTCTCCCATTGTTCTGCCACTGCACCCTCTGCCTCCATGAAGGGTTGGGACCACCAGCTATTCTGTGGTGTTGTTGACAGGTGCCTTGCAAAATGCAGTATATTATGAAGACAACAAGATGCAGTAAAGGTGTACTGACTTTTAAGGAGTCCATTTTCCAAATAAAAATATGAAGTATTAAGGTTTCAATTAAAAGGGGACATATGAGAAAAAGTAAAAAGCTAAGACAAGAAGCAGTTATTGTAAATGAATGGATAGCAGGACCTCTGTCTTTTAGGCAAAGCAGACGAGTGAGCCACTTCTCATATTTCTATAGTTTTGCTGGTGCTTGCACTGGTGAACAGAGGGGAGGGGAGGAGAGATGGGAGTTTTTAAAGTTTCTGGCATGTTTAATAAAAGTTATACAAGATTCATTGGCTGGCTGCCTCCTCTGTTATTTGTTCATGTAATGTGATTAAGAACGTGGGGCTTAGCATATCTTGAAGACCCCCAGTCCAGAAAGCATATAGAAACAcatgcagatgaagcagaacctaGCACATAAGTAAAGATTCATTTCATAGATGATAAGGGGGCATTTATACTTTGCATTTTTGGATATTTGAGGCTACATTACTGAGTATAGAAACAGAATTAATTGGTGCATCCTGCATGGTAGAACAAAAACTCAAGTGCACATATTTTATAGTTATAGGGAAAGTCACACAGGCATAGCAACATTTTATAAACTGTGTATGATCTATATACAAACTAATACCTCATCATCTAATATGCAATCAGAGGTTTTTAAAGAAAAAGTATCTAAGCCCATCCACCAGCAGCAAGGTGACCTTGATACGGATGCATACCTACAGTATCTCTATACCTATTTCTATGTCGTTCGTGGACATCTACTCTCGGAGATCTGAACCCATAAAAAAACAGACTGCTACCATTATTACCTTTCAGGGTGAGCAGGCAATGACCTGTTGCATCCCTCTATGCCAGCAAACATTTTATGAGCAGAAGGCGCATGGTTAGCTATACATATGGCTTCATTAAAAAAAGGCTGCGAAGGGGATGGGTTACTGATATCACTCAACATGGAGGTCACCACACCTCCTCATATATGCTGCAAAAAAAGGTGATGTGTATAGCTGACTATGCGCCTTCTGCTCATAGAAGGTTTGCTGGCACAGAGTGATGCAACAGGTCATTGCCTCCTCATCCTGAGAGGTAATAGGTCATCCGTATTGAGGTCACCTTGCTGCTGGTGGATAGGCCCAGATACTttttgatcaaaaaatatatctgGTAAGATTCTCTGATTGTATATTGGATGAAGTATTATTTTGTATATGGATCATACACAGTTACTTTAGAGAATGCTGCTATGCCTATCTAACTTTCCCTGCAATACTTAGTATGAATATATGCCCTTCAGAAAGTATGTCCTTTTTTCAGTGATATGAAAACATTTTGATCCTATTTTCTGTCACTTGATCCTTTTGGTTGCACCAAATTTGTCCATGAGTATGTCTAGAATGACCATCAGTTCTATTCCCAGGCACAATTTCCTGCACAAACAAGCACTTTGTCTGTGTAAAGAATGAAAGAGAGACAGCACAGCTCGAGTGTTGCTGCTTTGTTGTGCTGATTATCGGAGGTTCTTGGTCGGAACCCCCACTTATTAAACATGGATGAATATATAAAGGGTATCTGCCATGTTGTACATGCAGACCTACATAAGCCACTACAGCAGGGGTAGGAAACCTCCGGCCCGTGGgaccatttcatgtggcccctgtCCCCTTGCCAGAACATATTGTGAAAATCTAATGACTGCTTCTATTAGCatgcgggaggcacaggaaggtgagaacagcgcaTTACTAGCtatactcaccttccctggtcttcttcccgccCCAAGTTGTGTCCTGACACGTACAATGTCAGGATGTAGTGCACATAGAtgagcactatgacctgacactgtgctctgtcaggtcacagtacagcgcgGCAGGAAGTAGACCAGGGAGGGCACGTGAATCTACCAAGTGGTAGAGCCATCCGGAGCTGGAGAAgtaagtttatttttttgtttattttaaatgtctgatctgaggtctaattggggctgatctgaggctggggggggggggggggggagtggtctGATGGTGGCTTATCTGAAGCTTGGTTctgatggggggctgatctgaggctgggggtctgatagcgggctgatctgaggctgggggtctgatctgaggctggggggtctgatgagggtctgatctgaagctggggggtctgaaaggggctgatctgaggttagggggggtctgatgggggtctgatctgaggttgggaggtctgatgggggtctgatctaaggctggggagggtttgatgagggtctgatctgaggcgtctgataggaggctgatttaaGACTGATGGAagtggggggcagatctgaggctgagaaagggacaaaggcagggacagttgtgaataaagaggcagggacagtggcatggagagtgaaagctgggtgaaaccCTCTCTGGACCATTctgggtttagcttggctgccattaatgccaaataaagaaataaatatataacattctccacttaaaaattagactgctattcgTGGTCAAAATGGCAACTgtactatttgtaatatatagtgcaggctccattttgtgctgcaaaaatacagtgcTTTAGATtgttttaattgaagtgcaatttctgtaacttacccctaagtcacTACTTAGGGGAATTTTTTATGGCCCCCcaacgatgttacaaatatccaaatggccctcggcagcaaaaaggttccccacccctgcactACAGCCACTAAGCCACAGTGCGCTACTCATATTCTGAGATTACTCATATTTACTCACCTATTTTTAGATTCTCTTATTTTGGAGGCTGCCATTTCTTTCCagatttcactatcacaaatatgGTAAGTCATGAGGAGAATGCAGAATTTTTTACAGTAATTTTGATTTAAAAATATGAACAAAATGTTAGTTTAGACTCAGTTTCTACAGATATTGGTAGAAAATTATTTTTATAGCATGTCACACCCTGGAGGGTAACAGTCACtgcaattaatatattttttaaggggttttctgggagtagaatattgatcaatatcagattgatcagattgatgggggtccgactACTGGCACTCCTCCGATCATCAGTTTGAAGAGACTATAGCGCTCTAGTGAGTGGGAAGGGCAGTTGTAATtgcactgcaccaccactacAAAAAAGACGACACACAGGTAAACTTTGAAGAGGACAGAGCGCTCGCAtggaccccttcaaacagctgatcagcgggggtgtcaggagtcggatcggcacccccaccaatattgacgacttgaggataggtcatgaatattctGACACTTAACAACCCTTTTTAAGAAGGCCCACCAAACCTGCTAATGAATACAGAGGTAAAATCCTTTCTTATTTTATCAGTTTGTGTGATTATAGATGCCTAAATAGTGATGGACATCCCTTAATCCTTTACTTCAGTGGTCTTCAATCTGCTGCATATTTGGTGAAATCAGAGGCTTGCGTACCATTCGGGGTCCAGTGGTATCAGTCACAACTCAAGATCTAGTGCCTTATCAAGGCCCTGTAAAAGATATTGCCTTGGGGACCAGGAGTTTTAAATTTGTCCCAAGTTGTATGCCCCTGTGAAaaataggctacatgcacacgaccgttgtgtgttttgcagtccggaaattgcggatccggaaaacacggatggcgtctgtgtgcgttccacaatttgcggaacgacacggacagccttcaatataactgcctattcttgaccgcaaagcgcggacaagaataggacaggttatattttttttgcagaccacggaacggaacaacggatgcggacagcacagtgctgtccgcatcttttgcggccccattgaactgaatgggtccgcatctgagccgccaaaactacggctctgatgcggaccaaaacaacggccgtgtgcatgaggcctaagaatgccATGAaagctactgtatatactataatgACATGCTAGAACTTGTAGCTTCACAACAGCTGGACAGCAGAGGTCAACAGATAATCAGTTAATTATATCTTAAAGCAAATGACTAACCTATGTGAGTATTGAAAGGAAGCACTGGATAATGTATAGACAAGCACTGATAGTTCCCCGGTGAACTACCAGACAGCTAGACACACATGCAAGGGCTGCTTCCTTCTTAAACGTCAAAGGGGTGTACTGCATGAATGATAAAAGTAAGACATGACATATGACATAGCGGCTGTGTACACTGCCTATAGGACCATTGCAGGGGTTTCATTACATGTGAAAGAAGGgcgatttacagtcaggtccataaatattgggacatcgacacaattctaatttttttggctctatacaccaccacaatggatttgaaatgaaatgaacaaaatgtattttaactgcagactgtcagctttaatttgagggtatttacatccaaatcaggtgaacggtgtaggaattacaacagtttgcatatgtgcctcccacttgttaagggaccaaaactactgggacaattggcttctcagctgttccgtggacaggtgtgtgttattccctctatatcccaattacaatgagcagataaaaggtccagagttcatttaaagtgtactatttgcatttggaatctgttgctgtcaactctcaagatgagatccaaagagctgtcactatcagtgaagcaagccatcattaggctgaaaaaacaaaacaaacccatcagagatagcaaaaacattaggcttggccaaaacaactgtttggaacattcttaaaaagaaggaacgcatcggtgagctcagcaacaccaaaagacctggaagaccacagaaaaaaactgtggaggatgaccaaagaattatttccctggcgaagaaaacacccttcacaacagttggccagatcaagaacactctccaggaggtaggtgtatgtgtgtcaaagttaacaatgaagagaagacttcaccagagtgaatacagagggttcaccacaagatgtaaaccattggtgagcctcaaaaacaggaaggtcagattagagtttgccaaacgacatctaaaaaagccttcacagttctggaacaacatcctatggacagatgagaccaagatcaacttgtaccagagtgatgggaagagaagagtatggagaaggaaaggaactactcatgatcctaatcataccac from the Bufo bufo chromosome 2, aBufBuf1.1, whole genome shotgun sequence genome contains:
- the LOX gene encoding protein-lysine 6-oxidase isoform X1, translated to MDSLKVSTPLLHLVVFIIYCILQGTCQQHHRIAGGPNPSWRQRVQWQNNGRVYSLLSQGSEYQPSRRRTSASGSPNNPLLLLSSRNNTSPGASVRPQDSRPENPQTEVRQATSTNQASETESRLWFQAGRPRSQGEDASPRQRSRQESASDRRHTAARPSPQPSQRVNATTSNRGRLDRMQGDDPYNPYKYGNDDNPYYNYYDTYERPRPSDRQRHGYGTRYHQNGLPDLVPDPYYIQSSIYVQKMSMYSLRCAAEENCLASSAYRSDVRDYDQRVLLRFPQRVKNQGTADFMPSRPRYSWEWHSCHQHYHSMDEFSHYDLLDAQSHRRVAEGHKASFCLEDTSCDYGYYRRFACTAHTQGLSPGCYDTYNADIDCQWIDITDVKPGNYILKVSVNPSYLVPESDYSNNIVRCDVRYTGQHVYTSSCSISPY
- the LOX gene encoding protein-lysine 6-oxidase isoform X2, which produces MDSLKVSTPLLHLVVFIIYCILQGTCQQHHRIAGGPNPSWRQRVQWQNNGRVYSLLSQGSEYQPSRRRTSASGSPNNPLLLLSSRNNTSPGASVRPQDSRPENPQTEVRQATSTNQASETESRLWFQAGRPRSQGEDASPRQRSRQESASDRRHTAARPSPQPSQRVNATTSNRGRLDRMQGDDPYNPYKYGNDDNPYYNYYDTYERPRPSDRQRHGYGTRYHQNGLPDLVPDPYYIQSSIYVQKMSMYSLRCAAEENCLASSAYRSDVRDYDQRVLLRFPQRVKNQGTADFMPSRPRYSWEWHSCHQHYHSMDEFSHYDLLDAQSHRRVAEGHKASFCLEDTSCDYGYYRRFACTAHTQGLSPGCYDTYNADIDCQWIDITDVKPGNYILKVSVNPSYLVPESDYSNNIVRCDVRYTGQHVYTSSCSISP